One Streptomyces sp. RPA4-2 genomic window carries:
- a CDS encoding antitoxin, with protein sequence MSLLDNLKAKLAPAKDKVSDLAQQHGDKVTHGLDKAARVVDEKTKGKYSDKIQTGTGKAKGAMDRLAHKDGGTMPPPDAPPPPPTF encoded by the coding sequence ATGAGTCTCCTGGACAATCTGAAAGCCAAGCTCGCGCCTGCCAAGGACAAGGTCTCGGACCTCGCGCAGCAGCACGGGGACAAGGTCACCCACGGCCTCGACAAGGCCGCCAGGGTGGTCGACGAGAAGACCAAGGGCAAGTACAGCGACAAGATCCAGACGGGCACGGGCAAGGCGAAGGGCGCCATGGACCGGCTGGCGCACAAGGACGGTGGCACCATGCCTCCGCCGGACGCGCCGCCACCGCCCCCCACGTTCTGA
- the dapF gene encoding diaminopimelate epimerase — MSTRIAFLKGHGTENDFVIVPDPENAVDLPPAAVAALCDRRAGIGGDGLLHVVRSAAHPEAAEMAAEAEWFMDYRNGDGSVAEMCGNGVRVFAHYLQRAGHVAEGDITVATRAGVKRVHLAKNGDVTVGMGKAALPEGDVTVSVGEHSWPARNVNMGNPHAVAFVDDLGQAGNLFTPPPVTPTSAYPDGVNVEFVVDRGPRHVALRVHERGSGETRSCGTGACAVAVAAARRDGADPAVTGTLTTYTVDVPGGRLVITERPDGGIEMTGPAVIVAEGEIDAEWLAAVRL; from the coding sequence ATGAGCACGCGGATCGCCTTCCTCAAGGGCCACGGGACCGAGAACGACTTCGTGATCGTCCCCGACCCGGAGAACGCCGTCGACCTGCCCCCGGCCGCCGTGGCCGCCCTGTGCGACCGCCGCGCGGGCATCGGCGGCGACGGTCTGCTGCACGTCGTACGGTCCGCCGCGCACCCCGAGGCCGCGGAGATGGCGGCCGAGGCGGAGTGGTTCATGGACTACCGCAACGGCGACGGCTCGGTCGCGGAGATGTGCGGCAACGGAGTGCGTGTGTTCGCGCACTACCTCCAGCGGGCCGGACACGTGGCCGAGGGGGACATCACGGTGGCCACGCGCGCAGGCGTGAAGCGCGTGCACCTCGCCAAGAACGGGGACGTCACCGTCGGCATGGGCAAGGCGGCCCTCCCCGAGGGGGACGTCACCGTGAGCGTCGGCGAGCACAGCTGGCCCGCGCGGAACGTGAACATGGGCAACCCGCACGCCGTCGCGTTCGTCGACGACCTCGGCCAGGCGGGCAACCTGTTCACACCGCCGCCCGTCACACCCACGTCGGCCTACCCGGACGGGGTGAACGTCGAGTTCGTGGTCGACCGGGGCCCGCGCCATGTCGCCCTGCGCGTCCATGAGCGCGGCTCCGGAGAGACCCGTTCGTGCGGCACGGGCGCCTGCGCGGTGGCCGTCGCCGCGGCCCGCCGCGACGGCGCCGACCCGGCCGTCACCGGGACTTTGACGACGTACACCGTCGACGTGCCCGGCGGACGCCTGGTGATCACCGAGCGTCCGGACGGCGGGATCGAGATGACCGGCCCCGCGGTGATCGTGGCCGAGGGCGAGATCGACGCGGAGTGGCTGGCCGCCGTCCGGCTCTGA
- a CDS encoding class III extradiol dioxygenase subunit B-like domain-containing protein, whose amino-acid sequence MLVAAAACPCPPLLVPGIAAGAAPELAAARDACADALGVLAASRPDLLVVVGPAEDDGHGTYPEGTPGSFHGFGVDLGVRLGRGGTAPAPSQRALPPSLAVAAWLLERTDWSDAPVAGLAVAETLTAERCRSAGAEAAGQAARVALLVMGDASACRTLKAPGYLDERAAGFDAEVARALGTADVAALQTLDAGLARELKVSGRAPWQVLAGAAENAELGGALLYEDAPYGVGYMVAAWS is encoded by the coding sequence ATGCTTGTAGCCGCCGCAGCCTGCCCCTGTCCGCCGCTGCTCGTGCCCGGGATCGCCGCCGGGGCGGCGCCCGAGCTGGCCGCCGCGCGAGACGCGTGCGCGGACGCGCTCGGCGTGCTCGCCGCCTCCCGGCCCGATCTGCTGGTCGTCGTCGGCCCCGCCGAGGACGACGGGCACGGGACCTACCCCGAGGGGACACCGGGCTCGTTCCACGGGTTCGGCGTGGACCTCGGCGTCCGTCTCGGGCGGGGCGGCACGGCTCCGGCGCCCTCGCAGCGCGCGCTTCCGCCCTCGCTCGCCGTCGCCGCCTGGCTGCTGGAGCGCACGGACTGGTCCGACGCCCCCGTCGCAGGTCTCGCCGTGGCGGAGACGCTCACGGCCGAGCGGTGCCGCAGCGCCGGAGCGGAGGCCGCCGGACAGGCCGCGCGGGTGGCGCTCCTGGTGATGGGCGACGCCAGCGCGTGCCGGACGCTGAAGGCGCCCGGTTACCTCGACGAGCGCGCCGCCGGCTTCGACGCGGAGGTCGCCCGAGCGCTGGGGACGGCGGACGTGGCCGCCCTGCAGACGCTGGACGCCGGGCTCGCCCGCGAGCTGAAGGTCTCCGGACGCGCCCCCTGGCAGGTCCTCGCGGGCGCGGCCGAAAACGCGGAGCTGGGCGGCGCCCTGCTGTACGAGGACGCGCCCTACGGGGTGGGGTACATGGTGGCGGCCTGGTCGTAG
- the miaB gene encoding tRNA (N6-isopentenyl adenosine(37)-C2)-methylthiotransferase MiaB: MSSSDRSHAVDVQDSKTYEVRTYGCQMNVHDSERLSGLLEGAGYVRAPEGSDGDADVVVFNTCAVRENADNKLYGNLGRLAPMKTKRPGMQIAVGGCLAQKDRDTIVKRAPWVDVVFGTHNIGKLPVLLERARVQEEAQIEIAESLEAFPSTLPTRRESAYAAWVSISVGCNNTCTFCIVPALRGKEKDRRTGDILAEIEALVGEGVSEITLLGQNVNAYGSDIGDREAFSKLLRACGRIEGLERVRFTSPHPRDFTDDVIAAMAETPNVMPQLHMPMQSGSDTVLKAMRRSYRQDRYLGIIEKVRAAIPDAAITTDIIVGFPGETEEDFEQTLHAVREARFSAAFTFQYSKRPGTPAATMEGQIPKEVVQARYERLVALQEEISWDENKRQVGRVLELMVAEGEGRKDGATHRLSGRAPDNRLVHFTKPDQDVRPGDVVTVEITYAAPHHLLAEGAVLAVRRTRAGDAWEKRNAAQAAKPAGVMLGLPRIGAPEPLPAVAGSGCGCD; encoded by the coding sequence ATGAGCAGCAGCGACCGGAGCCACGCGGTGGACGTTCAGGATTCGAAGACCTACGAGGTGCGCACCTACGGGTGCCAGATGAACGTCCACGACTCCGAACGGCTCTCCGGGCTCCTCGAAGGCGCGGGCTACGTACGGGCGCCCGAGGGGTCCGACGGCGACGCCGACGTCGTCGTCTTCAACACCTGCGCCGTACGCGAGAACGCCGACAACAAGCTCTACGGCAACCTCGGCCGCCTCGCCCCGATGAAGACGAAGCGTCCCGGCATGCAGATCGCCGTCGGCGGCTGCCTCGCCCAGAAGGACCGCGACACCATCGTGAAGCGGGCGCCCTGGGTGGACGTCGTCTTCGGCACGCACAACATCGGCAAGCTGCCCGTCCTGCTGGAGCGCGCCCGCGTCCAGGAGGAGGCGCAGATCGAGATCGCCGAGTCCCTCGAGGCGTTCCCCTCCACATTGCCGACCCGCCGCGAGAGCGCGTACGCGGCCTGGGTGTCGATCTCCGTCGGCTGCAACAACACCTGCACGTTCTGCATCGTCCCCGCGCTGCGCGGCAAGGAGAAGGACCGCAGGACGGGCGACATCCTCGCCGAGATCGAGGCACTCGTCGGCGAGGGCGTCTCCGAGATCACGCTGCTCGGACAGAACGTCAACGCGTACGGCAGCGACATCGGCGACCGGGAGGCCTTCAGCAAGCTGCTGCGCGCCTGCGGGCGGATCGAGGGCCTGGAGCGGGTCCGGTTCACCTCCCCGCACCCCCGGGACTTCACCGACGACGTGATCGCGGCCATGGCGGAGACGCCGAACGTGATGCCGCAGCTGCACATGCCGATGCAGTCCGGTTCGGACACCGTCCTGAAGGCGATGCGCCGCTCGTACCGCCAGGACCGCTACCTGGGCATCATCGAGAAGGTCCGGGCCGCCATCCCGGACGCGGCGATCACCACCGACATCATCGTGGGCTTCCCCGGTGAGACGGAGGAGGACTTCGAGCAGACCCTGCACGCGGTCCGCGAGGCGCGCTTCTCGGCGGCCTTCACCTTCCAGTACTCCAAGCGCCCCGGCACCCCGGCGGCCACCATGGAGGGGCAGATCCCCAAGGAGGTCGTCCAGGCGCGCTACGAGCGTCTCGTCGCCCTCCAGGAGGAGATCTCCTGGGACGAGAACAAGAGGCAGGTCGGCCGCGTCCTGGAGCTGATGGTCGCCGAGGGCGAGGGCCGCAAGGACGGCGCCACCCACCGCCTCTCCGGCCGCGCCCCCGACAACCGTCTGGTCCACTTCACCAAGCCCGACCAGGACGTACGCCCCGGTGACGTCGTCACCGTCGAGATCACCTACGCCGCCCCGCACCATCTGCTCGCCGAGGGCGCCGTCCTCGCCGTGCGCCGCACACGCGCGGGGGACGCCTGGGAGAAGCGCAACGCGGCTCAGGCGGCGAAGCCCGCCGGCGTGATGCTGGGTCTGCCGAGGATCGGCGCTCCGGAGCCGCTGCCCGCCGTGGCCGGCAGCGGCTGCGGCTGCGACTGA
- the miaA gene encoding tRNA (adenosine(37)-N6)-dimethylallyltransferase MiaA — MSSAPPAPRVIAVVGPTAAGKSDLGVFLARRLGGEVVNADSMQLYRGMDIGTAKLTSEERAGIPHHLLDIWDVTVTASVAEYQRLARARIDALLAEGRWPVLVGGSGLYVRGAVDKMEFPGTDPEVRARLEEELGLRGSGALHARLAMADPEAAQAILPSNGRRIVRALEVIEITGKPFTANLPGHDSVYDTVQIGVDVTRPELDERIARRVDRMWEAGLVDEVRELEARGLREGRTASRALGYQQVLAALAGECTDAEARAETVRATKRFARRQDSWFRRDPRVHWLSGAAADLTELPQLALALVERPVTA; from the coding sequence GTGAGCAGCGCACCCCCCGCCCCCCGAGTCATCGCCGTCGTCGGACCGACCGCGGCAGGAAAGTCCGATCTGGGCGTTTTCCTCGCCCGCCGTCTCGGCGGCGAGGTCGTCAACGCCGACTCCATGCAGTTGTACCGAGGGATGGACATCGGCACCGCCAAGCTGACGTCCGAGGAGCGGGCCGGGATTCCGCACCACCTGCTGGACATCTGGGACGTGACCGTCACCGCCAGCGTCGCCGAGTACCAGCGGCTCGCCCGCGCCCGTATCGACGCCCTGCTCGCCGAGGGCCGCTGGCCGGTCCTGGTGGGCGGCTCCGGGCTCTATGTGCGCGGCGCCGTCGACAAGATGGAATTCCCCGGCACCGACCCCGAGGTGCGTGCGCGCCTGGAGGAGGAGCTCGGGCTGCGCGGCTCGGGCGCGCTGCACGCGCGACTGGCCATGGCCGACCCCGAGGCCGCCCAGGCGATCCTGCCCAGCAACGGCCGCCGTATCGTGCGTGCGCTGGAGGTCATCGAGATCACCGGCAAGCCCTTCACCGCCAATCTCCCCGGCCACGACTCGGTGTACGACACCGTCCAGATCGGTGTCGACGTCACGCGGCCCGAGCTCGACGAGCGGATCGCCCGCCGCGTCGACCGGATGTGGGAGGCCGGCCTCGTCGACGAGGTGCGGGAACTGGAGGCGCGAGGCCTGCGCGAGGGGCGCACGGCGTCGCGCGCGCTCGGGTACCAGCAGGTGCTCGCGGCGCTCGCCGGGGAGTGCACCGACGCCGAGGCGCGCGCCGAGACCGTACGCGCCACCAAACGCTTCGCGCGACGTCAGGATTCATGGTTCCGGCGCGATCCCCGGGTGCACTGGCTCAGCGGCGCCGCGGCGGACCTCACGGAACTTCCACAACTCGCGCTGGCGTTGGTCGAACGACCGGTCACAGCCTGA
- a CDS encoding bifunctional (p)ppGpp synthetase/guanosine-3',5'-bis(diphosphate) 3'-pyrophosphohydrolase: MSAEATNPATPGPATPSPQRSVPLEQGGSPARRKGRPRIDLRRLGRAALLGPAARDRLPDAIGHVAEAHRAHHADADMEPLRRAYVLAESSHRGQMRKSGEPYITHPLAVTLILAELGAETTTLTASLLHDTVEDTEVTLDQVRAEFGDEVCYLVDGVTKLEKVDYGAAAEPETFRKMLVATGNDVRVMSIKLADRLHNMRTLGVMRPEKQARIAKVTRDVLIPLAERLGVQALKTELEDLVFAILHPEEYEHTRELIVDNASRAGDPLAEIAEEVRGVLREAGIQAEVLIRPRHFVSVHRVSRKRGPMRGADFGRLLVLVNEDADCYGVLGELHTCLTPVVSEFKDFIAVPKFNLYQSLHTAVASGDGQVAEVLIRTHQMHKVAEAGVIALGNPYTAPGEEQTDGDGERAADGERVDPTRPGWLSRLLDWQQGAPDPDTFWSTLREDLAQDREITVFRADGGSLGLPEGASCVDAAYAQYGEDAHACIGARVNGRLATLSTVLKDGDTVQLLMGQDPASEPSREWLEHAHTPAARIAIQRWLAAHPSPPDTAPPEEPAAAPRPAAEAPAARPAANAVVEQPGASVRLAGCCTPVPPDRVTGFAVRGGVVTVHRVECAGVARMKGAGRAEVEVSWGDTTECRVTLVAESFGRPHLLADLTEAIALEGAAIVSATVEPPSQQRVRHTYTLQLPDAARLPRLMRAMRNVPGVYDVSRAQHAAAAAQ; this comes from the coding sequence ATGAGTGCGGAGGCGACGAATCCCGCGACGCCAGGCCCTGCAACGCCCTCCCCCCAGCGCTCGGTTCCGCTGGAGCAGGGGGGATCGCCGGCGCGCAGGAAGGGCCGCCCGCGGATCGACCTGCGCCGCCTCGGCCGGGCCGCGCTGCTCGGCCCGGCCGCCCGTGACCGGCTGCCCGACGCGATCGGCCACGTCGCCGAGGCCCACCGCGCCCATCACGCGGACGCGGACATGGAACCGCTGCGCCGGGCATACGTGCTGGCGGAGTCCTCGCACCGGGGCCAGATGCGCAAGAGCGGAGAGCCGTACATCACCCACCCGCTCGCGGTGACCCTGATCCTCGCCGAACTCGGCGCGGAGACCACGACGTTGACCGCCTCCCTGCTCCACGACACCGTCGAGGACACGGAAGTGACACTCGATCAGGTGCGCGCGGAGTTCGGTGACGAGGTCTGCTATCTCGTCGACGGCGTCACCAAGTTGGAGAAGGTCGACTACGGAGCCGCCGCCGAGCCCGAGACCTTCCGCAAGATGCTCGTCGCGACCGGCAACGACGTCCGCGTGATGTCGATCAAACTCGCCGACCGGCTGCACAACATGCGGACCCTCGGTGTGATGCGTCCCGAGAAACAGGCCCGGATCGCCAAGGTGACCCGGGACGTCCTGATCCCGCTCGCCGAACGCCTCGGTGTCCAGGCGCTGAAGACCGAACTCGAGGACCTCGTCTTCGCGATCCTGCACCCCGAGGAGTACGAGCACACCAGGGAGTTGATCGTAGACAACGCGTCGCGCGCCGGCGACCCGCTCGCGGAGATCGCCGAAGAGGTGCGCGGTGTCCTGCGCGAAGCCGGGATCCAGGCCGAAGTCCTCATCCGGCCACGGCACTTCGTCTCCGTGCACCGGGTGTCGCGCAAGCGCGGGCCCATGCGCGGCGCGGACTTCGGGCGACTCCTGGTGCTCGTGAACGAGGACGCCGACTGCTACGGCGTCCTCGGTGAACTGCACACCTGTCTCACGCCCGTGGTGTCGGAGTTCAAGGACTTCATCGCGGTCCCCAAGTTCAACCTGTACCAGTCGCTGCACACGGCCGTGGCGAGCGGCGACGGCCAGGTGGCCGAAGTCCTCATCCGCACCCACCAGATGCACAAGGTCGCCGAGGCCGGCGTCATCGCCCTCGGCAACCCCTACACCGCTCCCGGGGAGGAGCAGACGGACGGCGACGGCGAACGGGCGGCGGACGGCGAGCGGGTCGACCCCACCCGCCCCGGCTGGCTCTCCCGGCTCCTCGACTGGCAGCAGGGCGCCCCCGACCCCGACACGTTCTGGTCCACCCTGCGCGAGGACCTCGCCCAGGACCGCGAGATCACCGTCTTCCGCGCCGACGGCGGCTCGTTGGGCCTGCCCGAGGGCGCCAGCTGCGTGGACGCCGCCTACGCGCAGTACGGCGAGGACGCGCACGCCTGTATCGGCGCCCGTGTCAACGGGCGGCTCGCGACGCTGAGCACGGTGCTCAAGGACGGCGACACCGTGCAGCTCCTCATGGGGCAGGACCCGGCCTCGGAACCCTCCCGGGAGTGGCTGGAGCACGCCCACACGCCCGCCGCCCGGATCGCCATCCAGCGCTGGCTGGCCGCGCACCCCTCGCCCCCCGACACGGCGCCGCCCGAAGAGCCCGCCGCGGCCCCCAGACCGGCCGCCGAGGCACCCGCGGCCCGCCCCGCCGCGAACGCCGTCGTCGAGCAGCCGGGCGCCTCCGTACGCCTCGCGGGCTGCTGCACCCCCGTACCGCCCGACCGCGTGACCGGCTTCGCCGTACGCGGGGGAGTGGTGACCGTGCACCGCGTCGAGTGCGCCGGGGTGGCGCGCATGAAGGGCGCGGGACGCGCGGAGGTCGAAGTGAGCTGGGGCGACACCACCGAGTGCCGCGTCACGCTGGTCGCCGAGTCCTTCGGGCGCCCCCATCTCCTCGCCGACCTCACCGAAGCCATCGCATTGGAGGGCGCCGCGATCGTCTCCGCGACCGTCGAACCCCCCAGCCAGCAGCGCGTACGCCACACCTACACGCTCCAACTCCCGGACGCGGCCCGCCTCCCCAGGCTGATGCGGGCGATGCGGAACGTGCCGGGCGTGTACGACGTGAGCAGGGCGCAGCACGCCGCGGCCGCCGCGCAGTAG